The sequence below is a genomic window from Lolium perenne isolate Kyuss_39 chromosome 4, Kyuss_2.0, whole genome shotgun sequence.
GGTGTTGTTGTTTTTAACTGGTTATTTATTTGTTTATCTGCAATCTTTCGGTTTCGTTGGGTAGGTACAGGTCCCAGTATGGTGAAGTACATCTCTTACCTTAAGACAAGTACAGCTGCAGCACCAAACAAAACCGTATAATAATAGGAAGCATAGTAACATCTTTTATTACAGCCACTTCTAAACAGATCCTGTTAAATTACTCGCCTGTGAGAGCAGGTTCCCCGCCGGCATGACGACCCTAATTCATGACCAGAAAAGCAAAATTGACACAAAATTACCTTTGAGGATTTGGGACTCAGTACAGGTTGACTTGCGGTGAGAGGAGTTATAGTAGATCAGCAGTCCTGAAGATTGATTTTGTCAGTGCTCCTGTCGGTTGTTGATGCTGCTTTGCTGCGCGCAGTGCTGCTGCTGATTAGCGCAGCTGCACGACATACAGTTCGGAGGACTGGATAAACCTAACCCTGTTTGGCAGTCAGCAGAATTTAATAATGGGGGAAGAGTATGTAGTACAAGTACTAGTATTTGATACATTAGATAAGGATTGCAACACACAGAATGGTTTGTCCTAGTGGTTCGAAGGTATTATGCATAGGTTGTGAGTTCAACTCCTCTCACGTGTCATTTATGTTGAGGTAAAACTGTGTATGGATATAAGGTGATGTTGTGCAGTTTAGTAACAACGATTGTAATTGTTAGTAAATTGTGTCACATCATCTTCTATCCGACACCCGTTGTATCTTTTTTTTTTATTATAACAAGTGATATAAACATTTCATTTACCACCTAAGAGCATCTGCGCACCTCAAATAGTCGCCGACCGATGTGTTAGCACTTTGGTATGGGTCAAGTTGGCGATAGATGCGGGATCTCTGGGGAAACCTTCACCATCGCCGCACCGATCCCCGATCATCCCCATCCCCGAAATAGCCGTTCCTCCTCATCGAGCCCCAGCTGCTCCTTCACCTCCTCCCGCCGCCGTCGCGggaactcctcctcctcctccagtcgCCGCCGCGTGTCCCACAACGGCCGCGTCTCCTAGCGCTTTTATTGCACCGCTACCTGATGTTCTCTCTAGCGCGACGTCGTCCCACGAATAGAACATTTTTCCATTTctatgttgtttgaaccaatgagGCGGGGGTGGTGGTATAATATAGACTGTCGGCGAGGCGGGAAACCTCCTACGCGGTAGAATTTCCTACGCGGCAGGCGGGAGAGTTTCCGGCCGGGCGTCGTGGGTGAAAATATCTCTCGTGGCGCCCTAGCGTTACTGATATGTGGCTCCCACGCCCAAACTTTCCCGCGTCTTTAGGCGCTGGTGCGCCTGATTCGCGCCTTAGGCCAAGGGGCCGGCATGTTGTTGCCGGCGCTTTTATTAACATGCCGTGTGTATATATATTGATTATGCACAATTCACTTTATTTAACATGTCAAGTACATTGTGTAGCACCAGGTGTATTTTTTTGTCAACATTATAATTGATGTAACATTTGTAGAAAATCCAAAATATAGattatttacttggtgattctaAAAGTGAAAAATAAGTAGTTTGATATATGTATCTAATGTGGCTAAAAATGTTCTATGGAAGTGTGGTCAGCTACACTGAAACGGTGGTTTCCGCTAGACATGGCCTGGCCGAGTCAAGTGAAGCACGTCTTACAACTGCAGTCCTACGAACACAACGAGcgcagaaaaataaaaaggcaccaCTGTGTCGGTCAACGGTGATAACTTAGTAGGAGAGTAGGCATAATTGATGATAACCCCCTCCTTGTTCGTAATTCCTTGCTCTCAGGCCCCTTTTGCGTCTGTACGTCTAACACACAGTTATTATTGATTAATCCGCTATTAATTATCAGTCTGATCACATTCCAACGAGGGAATACAAATCGGCACTGATGTGTTATCACTCATCGTCACCACCTTGATCTTGTATAAAAGGAACCCCATACCAAGTGGATAGGTATCAAAACCATCAGTTGAACCATTTTCTTCTCCCATCcttatggcgccccaaacaagtgACACCGTATATTCGTTCGAGCATCTCTCAATGGAATTCAAGGTCACCGTAACCACAAGGGCTGCAACAATGGAGAAGTGGATCTACCGCGTATCCGAAGATTTCCTGTGCGACGCCAGCGCAAAGATCGTTGGTCTTGATTGCGAGTTCACTGACAAAGTGAAAGGAACAAAGCAGAAACTTCTTCCAGAGGATAAACGGCAACGTGCAGCAGTTTTGCAGCTATGTGTTGCCAATGACATCATTCTTTTTCAGGTATcacaaatgacaccatacaagtttttTACCAACTGTTCCGAATTATATACGTCGTTTACCTTTGGTTTGAATTTTCGCAGATATTTCAGGCAACAAAGATTCCATGTTTGTTAAAGAAATTCTTGAGCTCGGGGAAGATTTGGTTTTTTGGTGCAGCAATTGATATGGATCGCAAGATGCTGATGCCTTATGGATTAAATATCAGGTGTGCGTTTgacttgcagaagatgatcaataTTCATAAACTAGATCCAGTTGTTAAGAATAAAAGAATACCATCACTCTATGATCTGTCAAATGCTGTGTTGGGGACAAATTTGGAAAAGAAAGGTGAATCATGCAAGAAAATAAGAGAGGAAGGATGGGCAAGACCCGAATTAAGCTTTGATCAGGTCAAATATGCAGCCTTGGATGCACGGCTAAGCTTTGAAATTCCTAGAAAAAAATGGGCAATCAAGGGATACGATATTACTGGATATATGTACAATGTATGGTAAATCTTGTTATCATTCATATGATTGACTGCAATGTGTTTATATATAATTGTTAATCAATGTAATATGTGATAATGTGTAGTTTGGAAATTTTAATTTTCTTTCGTATAGCAGTACTAGGTTCAACGGTGGTATTGACAGGAGTATAGCTGTTGATAGAGTACGAGTACCAGTTGTAGTAGGTACATTAGTTAAGGGCCTTAAGTACACCGGCTTTTGTTTGTACACGTTTAATTTTTTGATTTTCGTGTACAGAATTTAATGGTCGTAAGTACAGACGtttttatttgtttttgtttaaattgttgtttttatttctgcgAGTATAGGTGATCACAAAATTTTAGTAGACGATACAGCGGTGGTATGGACATGATTACGGTGGAAGGACGAATAGGGATTTCTCTTCATTTTTTTTCGGAAATTTTCGTTTCTACAGGTAGGTACTAAGGTCAGTACGTTTCTAGTTTTACTTTGCTTTTAGTCTGGGATACAGTGCCCGTGCTGGGATTATTACGGTCTGAAAGTTTTGTCTTTCACTTGAACGGTACAGCTGCAAGCTGCATCGAGTATAACTTTGAAGGGCGCAGGAGTACAGATTGGGCAGTAATAGGAGTACATGAGTGTATCTGTTTGTTTTCTTAGCACTAGTGCAGGATGTTTTTTGTAAAGATTACAGTGGAGAAGTGTGCGTGAGTACAGCTACAGCACCAAAAGGATTACAAGAGTGCTTCTCCACGTGTTCTGCAGGATTTGCGTTCTCTGGGAAGGTACAGGTGTAAAAAATCGTCAATTACAGTTGTGAAGGCTGCACGAGTTCATCTTTGGCACCGAATGGAATACATGAGTGTTTTTCTAGGTTTTCAGCAATGTTTAGGTTCTCTTGGAAGGTATAGGAGCCAAAGCGGCTTGAGTACAGTTGTGGAGGTTGCACGAGTTCAGTTTGGCATGGAGTGAAGTACATAATGTGTCTTCACGTTTTATGCATGTTTTGGTTTCTCTGGAAAGTTACAGGTGCCACAATTGGTCTAGTAGAGTGTTAAaaggttgcacgagttcagctttgacagaaaatggagtgcAGGAGTGTTTCTCCATGATTTCTGCATGTTTTTGGAACTTTGGGAAATGTACAGGTGCCACAATGTGTCAAGTACAGTTCtgaaggttgcacgagttcagcTTTGGCACCAAGTTGAGTACAAGAGTGTTTCTCCATGTTTTCTATCAAATTTGGGTTCTCTGCGAATTTACAGGTGCCACAATGGGTCGAGTACATATGtgaaggttgcacgagttcaACTTTGACAGCAAGTGGAATACAAGTGTGTTGCTCCATGTTTTGAGCAAGTATTTGGTTATGTGTGGGAACATACAGGTGCCACAATGGATCGATTACAGTTGTCAATACTGAACGAGGTTAGCTTTGACACCAAGTCGAGTgcaggagtgtttcttaatgctttCTGCAATATTTTGGTTCTTTGTGGAGATACAGGTGCCACAAGTTGTCGAGTACAGTTGtgaaggttgcacgagttcagGTTTTATAGCAACTTGAGTACATGACTGTTTTTCTTCAAGTTTTCTGCAAGATTTGCTTTCTCTGTGAAATACTGGTGTCACAATGACTCGAGAACAGTTGTGACGGTTTTAAGAGTTCATCTTTGGCATCAAAGAGGATAACGGGACTGTTTCTCTATGTTTTTCATCATTGTTTTTTTGTTCACTGGGAAGTGACAGGTGTGAGCTGTATCAAGTACATTGGTGAATGTTTCGTGAGTACACCCTCGGAACTAATAGGATTACGtaagtttttttcattttttctgcatGTTTTGGGTTCTCTAGGAAGATACAGGTTCATGGGACGAATACAGTCGTCAAGTTTGCATGAATCCAGGTTTAGCACCAAAAGGAGTACATGAATGTTCCTATATGATTTCTGCAGGGAGTACATGTTTTGTTTTCTCTGTTAAGGGACAGGTGCTAGAAGGGTCGAGTACAGTTGTCAACGATGCACGAGTACATATTATGCACCAACAGGAGTACATAGTGTTTATTCATGTTTTCTGGAAGTTTTCTGTTCCTTGGGATACATAAGTACTGATATAAAAGTACATACTGCAGCATATTCACTAGTATGCGACTCATCAGTAAACACCAGATAAAAAGGCAAGTTCAACACAAGTACTTACttgtaaaatgcataaaaaaaaCTGGATTATAGTGTATACAAAGTTCTACACAATATAGGTTTACAGTACACGATGAAGGTCCAACACAAGTACTAAGATCTAAGACCATCGCAATGTATTCAAGTTTTTGCCACCAAAACAACATCAAAAGGTATTAGAGGAAATGAATCGACACATACGATTCATGTGTAGTGTTCCACC
It includes:
- the LOC127348056 gene encoding uncharacterized protein; the encoded protein is MEKWIYRVSEDFLCDASAKIVGLDCEFTDKVKGTKQKLLPEDKRQRAAVLQLCVANDIILFQIFQATKIPCLLKKFLSSGKIWFFGAAIDMDRKMLMPYGLNIRCAFDLQKMINIHKLDPVVKNKRIPSLYDLSNAVLGTNLEKKGESCKKIREEGWARPELSFDQVKYAALDARLSFEIPRKKWAIKGYDITGYMYNFGNFNFLSYSSTRFNGGIDRSIAVDRNLMVVGTKLQAASSITLKGAGVQIGQ